The Gouania willdenowi chromosome 20, fGouWil2.1, whole genome shotgun sequence genome window below encodes:
- the adgrg2a gene encoding mucin-2 isoform X3, which yields MFIRELHRGYLSIRLAVKAFMFHSLPLDPNSHLTSQPKTDSCSPGREPHYCDCTAFCDSTSHFYALIVSIQSANINLDLIKSLLLKPHVTSKCSKRSRCKDYENIFKVYKGAHVECDGSPNRLYSCQVILEMSKPVDGCSLYDVVLQSIDQRSMMMESPLHHMMVCGPPDWPVHSLLVSNLTWVSTDLSDSDVCRPNPSLFLCDPSETLAIIMADSCPSEPPTAQTHTQTNNIQPAAQSTQQPTWRPAHTTFTKSSTTTQSSTVVENTTTYHTKLRTPSKNTTGRNKNTTTVTATFSKIDSTTSAHNVTTVAFPKHVTEQPLKDTTTQNKTSVTAYPNATIAVTQNTTTTSLSTKDTLAQTSTAVTAFQSNTTNNVTSQFWAEVTTKPNVMTVTPPTNSVGYTIATTTLSLNDTTLHDATTSPPGDTMTHNRAKVTLSTNSPHTGTTATVGNNRTATILPKDTERTDTPTTTSYPGNTAHKVTTVAQPPRDTTNNATLSPDFKNPNVSVRGATQTTATHNHTVQTPSGVTSHPYNTTPTMSQIDTNKTMTTDSHSKHNVTTSNPFVNDTVTNTSMVTPSLNDNLTNNVSMVTASLNGTVTSNVTMVTMSPKDAFYKVTTAMPSLNDTAINISMVTPSLNDTVPNNVTIVTMSPNDASYNATTATTLPIETVTNVSMVTPSLNYTVSDNDSVVTPSRDDTLTNNVTMVTMSPNDASYNATTATPLQIDTVTNVSMVTPSLNDTVTKNVSIVTAFLNDNVTNNVSLVTASLNDTVTTVSMVTASLNDATHNVTTGNYFVSDTVTINVSTVTVSPSLASYNVTALTLSLNDTTHNVTTVDLSLNNTVTNNISMVAISLNDTTLTVTTVSPFPNDNNISTASSSSNNGTTLTVTHNVSMVTTIVMASLNDTVTQNLTMATSFNDASYNVTTVTLFQNITSNNVTTALPILNDTLHIVTPVKTTLHNITMVTSSPYNKTHKLTTDILPMVTTQTLVTAAVAPHQNDTTHIVTTTESTTTTRHTARYEVTNSQTTVLPTTVDDMPFTNDTHTTFGSITSTTPDDYTTLPAVVDNTSTEIVTKTTSRATATTQADTTSSTTLPTSLLSLTTSTATEVATMTTNPTRKDPGHHSLSPPSNSSPYTSTLPTTAGNGSETQEELANLLIDRTQNASQLNSSQVSQVVGDLEKLLNASSVSLSMGQKAVRVISNLMGGDSDALSGSAHRLIRLVEDLGLKLMVDGVSEALSSSSLVLAVMRVDGTSFPVITMDIVGTDDVQLGGLSRSQLPRSKSALGSVYLPSSLVSGLSPAVQRHAHRVHFSFYTTSVLFQDKSLKDNTTVSPVLTSSVADMSIRNLSENIELTIRYLTPVEGNFSASCVFWDFALNGGGGGWSSLGCSIIRTTAEDSTCSCNHLTAFAILLDLSRQETVDPKHAQVLTFITYIGCGISAIFLAVTLLTYLMFDKLQRDIPAKILVQLCFSLLLLNLVFLLDGWLALYPAVGLCISTAFFLHYFLLTSFTWAGLEALHMYLSIVRVFVPYLGRYMLKFSLIGWGFPLIVVIIVISIDKDNYGLVTYGRDTDGSSDDFCWLRSDVAFYVGVVAYFLLVFVLCLLVFVVVMYQLARIKKQNPHNQFPSRGVLTDVRSVTGLVVLLGLTWGFALFAWGSLHTPFVYLFSIFNSLQGFFIFVFHCAVKDNVRRQWRTYLCCGRLRLAENSEWSRTATHNRNATRHVTNTAAPFHTSRSSSVISDATNSSGCSSSLFADSGISDGSNCDVVLNELHRRNLALQGEP from the exons ATGTTCATCCGTGAACTCCATAGAGGATATTTGTCTATCAGGCTTGCCGTTAAAGCTTTCATG TTTCACAGCTTGCCTTTAGACCCCAACTCCCACCTCACATCACAACCAAAGACAGATTCATGCAGCC CAGGACGAGAGCCTCACTACTGTGACTGCACTGCTTTCTGCGATTCAACAA GTCATTTTTACGCCTTAATCGTCAGTATTCAAAGTGCCAACATTAACCTGGACTTAATAAAAAGCCTG TTACTGAAGCCACACGTCACGTCCAAGTGCAGCAAACGCAGTCG ATGCAAAGATTATGAAAACATTTTCAAGGTCTACAAG GGGGCTCATGTGGAATGTGATGGGTCACCAAACAG GTTGTACAGCTGCCAGGTCATACTGGAGATGTCTAAACCCGTCGATGGCTGCTCTCTTTATGATGTTGTCCTGCAGAGCATCGACCAGCGCTCCATGATGATGGAAAGCCCTCTTCATCACATGA TGGTGTGCGGTCCTCCTGATTGGCCCGTCCACTCTCTGCTGGTCTCCAACCTGACGTGGGTTTCCACTGACCTATCGGACTCTGACGTCTGCCGGCCCAACCCCTCGCTGTTTCTATG TGACCCCAGTGAGACTCTGGCCATTATCATGGCTGACAGCTGCCCGTCGGAGCCTCCCACAGCGCAGACACACACTCAGACTAACAATATTCAACCAGCAGCACAAAGCACACAACAACCCACCTGGAGGCCTGCCCATACAACATTTACCAAGTCATCAACAACGACACAATCTTCCACAGTTGtagaaaacacaacaacatatCACACAAAACTAAGGACACCAAGTAAAAACACAACGGGGAGAAACAAAAACACTACAACAGTTACTGCTACTTTTAGCAAAATTGATTCCACAACATCTGCACACAATGTAACAACTGTTGCCTTTCCAAAACATGTCACAGAACAGCCTCTAAAAGACAcgacaacacaaaataaaactagtGTCACAGCTTATCCAAATGCTACAATTGCagttacacaaaacacaactaCAACGTCACTGTCTACAAAGGATACATTAGCACAAACTAGCACTGCAGTTACAGCTTTTCAAAGTAATACAACAAACAATGTGACAAGTCAATTTTGGGCAGAAGTTACAACAAAACCCAATGTAATGACAGTCACACCTCCAACAAATAGTGTTGGCTACACTATAGCCACCACAACACTATCTCTGAATGACACAACACTACACGATGCAACGACAAGTCCTCCAGGTGACACAATGACCCACAATAGAGCTAAAGTTACACTTTCAACAAATAGCCCTCACACTGGGACTACAGCCACTGTTGGCAACAATCGTACAGCCACAATCCTTCCAAAGGACACTGAAAGGACAGATACACCTACGACTACATCCTATCCAGGAAACACAGCACACAAAGTAACTACAGTTGCACAACCTCCACGTGACACAACGAACAATGCAACTCTCTCCCCAGATTTTAAGAATCCTAATGTTAGTGTTAGAGGCGCTACACAAACTACAGCCACACATAATCACACTGTACAGACACCCTCTGGTGTAACATCTCATCCCTACAACACAACTCCCACAATGTCTCAGATTGATACAAACAAAACTATGACCACAGATTCACATTCAAAACACAACGTAACTACAAGTAATCCCTTTGTGAATGACACAGTAACCAACACTTCCATGGTTACGCCTTCTCTAAATGATAACTTAACCAACAACGTTTCTATGgttacagcttctctaaatggTACCGTAACCAGCAATGTTACTATGGTTACGATGTCTCCCAAAGATGCATTTTACAAGGTGACTACAGCTATGCCTTCTCTAAATGACACAGCAATTAACATTTCCATGGTTACGCCTTCCCTAAATGATACCGTACCTAACAACGTTACGATAGTTACGATGTCCCCCAATGATGCATCTTACAATGCAACTACAGCTACGACTCTTCCAATTGAAACAGTAACCAACGTTTCTATGGTTACACCTTCTCTAAATTATACAGTATCTGACAACGATTCAGTGGTTACGCCTTCCCGAGATGATACATTAACCAACAACGTTACAATGGTTACAATGTCGCCCAATGATGCATCTTACAACGCAACTACAGCTACGCCTCTTCAAATTGATACAGTAACTAATGTTTCCATGGTTACGCCTTCTCTAAATGATACTGtaacaaaaaatgtttctattgttACAGCTTTTCTAAATGATAATGTAACTAACAACGTTTCTCTGGTTACAGCATCTCTAAATGATACAGTAACCACCGTCTCTATGGTTACCGCTTCTCTAAATGATGCCACACACAATGTAACTACAGGTAATTATTTTGTCAGTGATACTGTAACCATCAACGTTTCTACGGTTACCGTGTCTCCTAGTCTTGCATCTTACAATGTAACTGCGCTTACATTGTCGCTAAATGATACAACACACAATGTAACTACAGTTGATCTGTCTTTAAATAATACAGTGACAAACAACATTTCCATGGTTGCGATCTCACTAAATGATACAACGCTAACTGTGACTACCGTTAGTCCTTTTCCTAATGATAACAACATATCCACGGCTTCAAGTTCTTCCAACAATGGAACTACTCTGACAGTGACACACAACGTTTCCATGGTTACAACAATTGTTATGGCCTCTCTGAATGACACAGTAACGCAAAATCTTACTATGGCGACATCTTTCAATGATGCGTCATACAATGTAACTACAGTTACACTTTTTCAAAATATCACCTCAAACAATGTAACCACAGCATTGCCTATTCTAAATGATACGTTGCACATTGTAACGCCAGTAAAAACAACACTACACAACATTACCATGGTTACATCCTCTCcatacaataaaacacacaagttAACTACTGACATCCTTCCAATGGTTACGACACAAACTTTGGTAACTGCTGCTGTCGCCCCCCATCAAAATGATACAACGCACATCGTAACCACCACAGAGTCGACCACGACTACCCGTCACACAGCGAGATATGAGGTTACCAACAGTCAAACAACAGTTCTGCCCACAACTGTAGACGACATGCCTTTTACTAATGACACCCACACAACGTTTGGCTCAATAACGTCAACAACACCTGACGACTACACAACTCTCCCAGCAGTGGTAGACAACACAAGCACAGAGATAGTAACCAAAACAACATCGAGAGCAACAGCCACTACACAAGCTGACACAACATCCTCAACCACATTACCAACATCTCTGCTCAGTTTGACGACATCTACAGCCACAGAAGTGGccacaatgacaacaaatccCACAAGAAAAGACCCAGGACACCATTCACTGAGTCCTCCGTCCAACAGTTCACCATACACATCCACATTACCCACAACTGCTG GCAATGGATCAGAAACACAGGAGGAACTAGCAAACCTGCTCATCGATCGAACACAAAACGCCTCTCAGCTCAACTCATCTCAG GTGTCTCAGGTGGTCGGGGACTTGGAGAAGCTTCTGAACGCTTCCTCAGTTTCCCTGTCAATGGGACAAAAGGCTGTCAGGGTAATCAGCAACCTGATGGGCGGAGATTCAGACGCCCTCTCTGGATCGGCTCACAG GCTCATTCGCCTGGTGGAGGACTTGGGCCTGAAACTGATGGTTGATGGAGTTAGCGAGGCGCTTTCTTCCAGCTCACTGGTTCTGGCTGTCATGAGAGTGGATGGGACCAGCTTCCCAGTAATAACTATGGACATTGTTGGCACAGATGATGTTCAG CTTGGGGGTCTCAGCAGGTCCCAACTCCCAAGGTCAAAGTCCGCTCTGGGTTCAGTTTACCTTCCGTCCTCCCTCGTGTCAGGCCTCAGTCCTGCAGTGCAGCGGCACGCCCATCGAGTCCACTTCTCTTTCTACACTACCAGTGTTCTTTTTCAG gaCAAAAGTCTGAAAGATAACACAACGGTGAGCCCTGTTCTGACTTCCAGTGTGGCTGATATGTCTATCAGGAATCTGAGTGAAAACATCGAATTGACCATCAGATACTTGACCCCAGTCGAG GGAAACTTCTCAGCTTCCTGTGTTTTCTGGGACTTTGCTCTAAACG GTGGTGGAGGAGGGTGGAGCTCACTGGGCTGTTCCATCATCAGGACCACAGCAGAAGATTCCACCTGCAGCTGTAACCATCTCACAGCCTTTGCAATCCTGCTG GATTTATCAAGGCAGGAAACGGTTGATCCCAAACACGCACAAGTACTCACTTTCATCACCTACATTGGCTGTGGAATCTCTGCCATTTTCCTGGCCGTCACCTTGTTGACTTATCTAATGTTTGa TAAACTCCAGCGAGATATTCCTGCTAAGATTCTGGTCCAGCTCTGcttctccctcctcctcctgaacCTGGTCTTCCTATTGGACGGCTGGCTGGCTCTCTACCCGGCGGTCGGCCTCTGCATTAGCACCGCCTTCTTCCTGCACTACTTCCTGCTCACGTCCTTCACGTGGGCGGGGCTTGAGGCTCTGCACATGTACCTGAGCATCGTGCGAGTGTTCGTCCCCTACCTGGGCAGATACATGCTGAAgttctctctgattggctggg GGTTTCCTCTGATTGTGGTGATTATTGTGATATCAATCGACAAAGACAACTATGGCCTTGTTACATATGGAAGAGACACAGATGGCAGCTCAGATGACTT CTGCTGGCTGAGGAGTGATGTGGCCTTCTACGTGGGGGTGGTGGCTTACTTCCTGCTGGTCTTCGTCCTGTGTCTGCTGGTTTTCGTTGTGGTCATGTACCAGTTGGCTCGCATCAAGAAGCAGAATCCTCACAACCAGTTCCCGAGCAGGGGCGTGCTGACGGACGTGCGCAGCGTGACTGGGCTGGTGGTCCTGCTGGGGCTCACCTGGGGGTTCGCCCTCTTCGCCTGGGGCTCGCTACACACGCCCTTTGTTTACCTTTTCTCCATTTTCAACTCCCTGCAGG gTTTCTTTATCTTTGTTTTCCACTGTGCTGTGAAAGACAACGTCCGCAGGCAGTGGAGAACCTACCTGTGCTGTGGACGCCTACGACTGGCTGAGAACTCAG agtggagtAGAACAGCCACCCACAATAGGAACGCGACGCGCCACGTGACAAACACTGCAGCTCCGTTCCACACGTCCAGGAGCTCCTCGGTCATCAGCGATGCCACCAACAGCAGTGGTTGCAGCA GCTCTTTGTTTGCAGACAGCGGCATCTCAGACGGCTCCAACTGTGATGTGGTGCTCAACGAGCTCCACAGGAGGAACCTGGCCCTGCAGGGCGAGCCCTGA